Proteins from a genomic interval of Bombus affinis isolate iyBomAffi1 chromosome 16, iyBomAffi1.2, whole genome shotgun sequence:
- the LOC126925541 gene encoding uncharacterized protein LOC126925541 isoform X11, giving the protein MFWLHCGLFVLVIAVPGFISSADSTSKREGDYTLDDSFWNEETSVGEAERLLQEYRQNQELVQNIGGHYYQIIYPVQLRHHEKMGISTREVSISKYPQRGYGEGGYQNNKGRMRTGRHFHRTSLLIKAFNHKFRLDLELNTQLLAPNLMQKDFLANGAEQSFKQEIEHCYYHGTVRDYPGASAAFHTCNGVSGVIHLGNETFVIHPFYGGDLSQKHPHVIFEARTKANKGCANSGNLEWRTKNRRQKHVLGLSETTSDRYKRDVREATKYIETAIIIDKAMFEKRNGSTRAEVVHDAIQVANIADMYFRTLNTRVSVIYIETWQGVNQADIGAGMDISLALLNLNDYTMRRMFHVPHDTTQLLTGETFYGGESGVAIPSTVCKQKSVGISVDLNTYEPHLLAGTMAHMIGHNIGMSHDDGRSECICREWHGCIMAQSIVGLENVQPYTFSECSKTDYIESLRSGNGFCLLNKPNEVVVRTSCGNRIIDDGEQCDCGSIEECHELDPCCDPITCRLTSEAECASGPCCSDCKLVPRGVVCRESTNECDLPEVCTGENGQCPTDVYKKNGSPCGNDAGHCYNGICPALDVQCDQIWGRGGVAADYECFIQFNSKGSLSGHCGTDSSGHYIKCDIENVRCGSLQCQRGGKQPMLPEADHSITIISIKGAEYECKSTTGKVDGTEMPGMGLVRDGTSCGNQSICVNQTCINLPPNLGNDKCPSNHNNNECSGNGVCTNLNKCFCYVGWNGPDCSIQQEIPTSPPTTSSTESAGKNSSDPKLGKKETPYENYHGSNTVFLVGVLMSVVGGVFIVFALMALCYRKSTVQKYEQPYVKKPPQRSYMVSENAGNHHPGHAVLDNVHDKILNFNSMPNTSRGETQRVVFRPPNSVATADGPRVKEHKSQVKKPGISEEEGDMGADEVVSFIDLQQNNLTQFRTKGILKKHGSYGVGVGAVANVERTLDQLNGYHEHIIEALRMAANQRETSGTTSTGGNPMDDEALMEPLTEMLTEPLTEMLTEPLQDCYPTDSYRKDIIKHIDNQADEEYEEHEEHEGHMQTCGIIRIRTLEDLIKQLERHTTINRSPNGSEDMRMSESEADRPYRKDSSVCSESSQGSRRCSRGRDDNYGRYRQPSSRSPYGTHQHSQHSHQMYKEEGIYATADPDRSSNTRGETPDSESDAFIQAQQLARRTSVDGVQHRLPQQPPPPPPSPPPPAMTGSTVQLLQLHHSQRKHRQQPQQQHHCHHHAQQSQLQQQQQQQQQQQPSSQQHQGQHQHQQQHHQLPVEQLPIQQRGYYSSSPHNDNGLDNDETENAQSHQQKLPDVRGIDVNHLPNINKCPLDDNFSLDCNINNGSPKELNTNNTSDNENTALLPPSHFPEYKH; this is encoded by the exons GTGAGGCCGAACGACTACTACAAGAGTATCGACAAAACCAAGAGCTAGTACAAAATATCGGGGGCCATTACTATCAGATCATCTATCCAGTACAGTTACGGCATCACGAGAAAATGGGGATATCCACGAGAGAAGTCAGCATATCCAAG TATCCTCAAAGAGGATACGGAGAGGGTGGATATCAAAACAATAAAGGCAGAATGAGA ACGGGCAGACATTTTCATCGGACGTCCCTCTTGATCAAGGCCTTTAATCATAAATTTCGCCTAGATTTAGAATTAAATAC GCAACTTTTAGCTCCGAATCTTATGCAAAAAGACTTTTTAGCCAACGGCGCGGAACAAAGTTTTAAACAG GAGATAGAGCATTGCTACTATCACGGTACCGTGAGGGATTATCCAGGAGCTAGCGCTGCTTTTCACACGTGTAACGGTGTCAGCGGTGTTATTCACTTAGGCAACGAGACATTCGTCATCCATCCGTTTTATGGCGGCGATTTATCG CAGAAACATCCTCACGTTATATTTGAAGCTCGAACAAAGGCTAACAAAGGCTGCGCTAACTCGGGGAATCTTGAGTGGCGTACAAAGAACCGCCGGCAGAAGCATGTTCTGGGGCTATCGGAGACCACTTCCGATCGATACAAGAGAGACGTCCGTGAAGCAACCAAATACATCGAAACTGCCATCATTATCGATAAGGCTATG ttcgagaagaggaacgGTAGCACCAGAGCCGAGGTCGTTCATGATGCCATCCAAGTCGCTAATATAGCGGACATG TATTTCCGCACGTTAAACACTAGAGTCTCCGTCATATACATCGAAACGTGGCAGGGCGTGAACCAGGCAGACATCGGCGCGGGCATGGATATCAGTCTCGCTTTGCTCAATTTAAACGATTACACGATGCGAAGGATGTTCCATGTCCCTCACGATACCACTCAATTACTCAC GGGCGAAACGTTCTACGGCGGAGAATCAGGGGTGGCTATACCTTCGACCGTTTGCAAACAGAAATCCGTAGGAATCAGCGTCGATTTGAACACCTACGAGCCTCATCTTTTAGCCGGTACTATGGCTCACATGATCGGCCACAATATCGGCATGAGCCACGACGACGGAA GGAGCGAGTGTATCTGCCGCGAATGGCACGGATGCATCATGGCTCAATCGATCGTGGGTTTGGAAAACGTTCAGCCGTACACGTTTTCCGAGTGTAGTAAAACAGATTACATAGAGTCGTTAAGAAGCGGCAACGGCTTTTGTCTTCTGAATAAACCAAACGAG GTGGTGGTAAGGACGTCTTGCGGAAACAGGATAATCGACGACGGGGAACAATGCGATTGCGGATCGATCGAGGAGTGTCACGAGCTCGATCCTTGCTGCGATCCGATCACCTGCAGGCTTACCTCGGAAGCGGAATGCGCGTCCGGCCCTTGCTGCAGCGATTGCAAG TTGGTGCCGCGTGGCGTCGTGTGCCGGGAGTCGACCAACGAATGCGACTTGCCGGAAGTCTGTACCGGAGAGAACGGCCAATGTCCGACGGATGTTTACAAGAAAAACGGAAGTCCTTGCGGCAACGATGCTGGACATTGTTATAACGGCATTTGCCCGGCGTTGGATGTTCAGTGCGATCAAATCTGGGGACGCGGTGGAGTTGCCGCGGACTACGAGTGTTTCATACAATTCAATTCCAAGGGCTCGCTCAGTGGACATTGCGGTACCGATTCTTCTGGTCACTACATCAAATGCGATATAGA GAACGTTCGTTGCGGGTCACTGCAGTGTCAGCGAGGTGGCAAACAGCCAATGTTGCCAGAAGCGGATCATTCGATAACCATAATCTCGATAAAGGGCGCAGAGTACGAGTGCAA GTCTACGACTGGGAAGGTGGATGGAACCGAGATGCCTGGCATGGGTTTGGTTCGGGATGGAACATCCTGCGGTAACCAATCG ATTTGCGTGAATCAAACGTGCATAAACCTGCCCCCGAACTTGGGCAACGACAAGTGTCCTAGCAATCACAACAATAACGAATGCTCGGGGAATGGC GTATGCACCAACTTGAATAAATGCTTCTGTTACGTTGGATGGAACGGACCAGACTGCTCCATACAGCAGGAAATTCCAACTTCCCCGCCAACCACGTCTAGCACCGAATCAGCTGGTAAAAATAGTTCAGATCCTAAATTAGGGAAGAAAGAGACCCCCTACG AGAACTACCACGGCTCTAACACTGTATTTTTAGTTGGTGTGCTCATGTCGGTGGTAGGGGGTGTTTTCATAGTATTTGCTCTGATGGCTCTCTGCTACAG GAAGAGCACCGTCCAGAAGTACGAGCAACCGTACGTGAAGAAACCGCCGCAGAGGAGTTACATGGTTTCCGAAAATGCCGGAAACCATCATCCGGGACACGCCGTCCTGGACAACGTCCACGACAAGATCCTCAACTTCAACAGTATGCCTAATACCAG CCGCGGCGAGACCCAGCGCGTGGTGTTTCGACCCCCGAATAGCGTCGCCACCGCAGACGGGCCAAGAGTCAA GGAGCATAAATCGCAGGTGAAGAAGCCCGGTATAAGCGAGGAGGAGGGAGATATGGGAGCGGACGAAGTTGTCTCCTTCATCGATCTGCAGCAGAACAATCTTACACAGTTTCGTACGAAGGGAATTTTAAAGAAACACGGTAGTTACG GTGTGGGAGTAGGAGCGGTAGCTAACGTGGAGCGTACGTTGGATCAACTGAACGGTTATCACGAGCACATTATCGAGGCACTGAGAATGGCGGCGAATCAACGAGAAACATCGGGAACGACATCGACTGGCGGAAATCCGATGGACGACGAAGCTCTGATGGAACCACTTACGGAAATGCTGACGGAACCACTTACGGAAATGCTAACGGAACCTCTGCAAGATTGCTATCCCACGGATTCGTATCGCAAAGACATCATAAAGCATATCGACAACCAAGCGGACGAGGAGTACGAGGAGCACGAGGAGCACGAGGGGCATATGCAGACTTGCGGTATAATTCGCATACGCACTTTGGAAGACCTAATCAAGCAGCTGGAGCGTCACACGACTATAAACAGAAGTCCGAACGGCTCCGAGGATATGCGCATGTCCGAAAGCGAGGCTGATCGTCCCTACAGAAAAGATTCGTCCGTTTGTAGCGAGTCCTCCCAAGG AAGCAGAAGATGTAGCCGCGGCCGTGACGATAACTACGGTAGATATCGTCAGCCATCGTCTCGAAGTCCTTACGGCACCCATCAGCACTCTCAACACTCCCATCAAATGTACAAGGAGGAGGGTATTTATGCAACTGCCGATCCTGACAGGAGCTCGAATACTAGGGGTGAAACACCCGATAGCGAAAG TGATGCATTTATTCAAGCTCAACAACTAGCCCGACGGACTAGTGTGGACGGAGTGCAACACCGGCTACCACAgcagccgccgccgccgccgccgtcaCCGCCACCACCTGCAATGACTGGTAGCACGGTGCAGTTGCTACAGCTGCATCATTCTCAACGAAAGCATCGTCAACAGCCGCAGCAACAGCATCATTGCCACCATCACGCGCAGCAGTCGCAGctccagcagcagcagcagcagcagcagcagcagcagccgtCGTCGCAACAACATCAAGGTCAACACCAACACCAACAACAACACCACCAACTGCCGGTGGAACAACTGCCAATACAGCAGCGCGGCTATTATTCATCCTCACCCCACAATGATAACGGTCTCGATAACGACGAGACTGAAAATGCTCAATCCCACCAACAAAAGCTCCCCGACGTTCGTGGAATCGATGTTAATCACTTGCCTAATATTAACAAATGCCCACTAGACGATAATTTTAGTCTAGATTGTAACATAAATAATGGTTCCCCTAAAGAATTAAATACCAACAACACTAGTGATAACGAAAATACTGCCCTACTGCCCCCTTCGCATTTTCCCGAGTACAAGCATTGA
- the LOC126925541 gene encoding uncharacterized protein LOC126925541 isoform X8 has product MFWLHCGLFVLVIAVPGFISSADSTSKREGDYTLDDSFWNEETSVGEAERLLQEYRQNQELVQNIGGHYYQIIYPVQLRHHEKMGISTREVSISKYPQRGYGEGGYQNNKGRMRTGRHFHRTSLLIKAFNHKFRLDLELNTQLLAPNLMQKDFLANGAEQSFKQEIEHCYYHGTVRDYPGASAAFHTCNGVSGVIHLGNETFVIHPFYGGDLSQKHPHVIFEARTKANKGCANSGNLEWRTKNRRQKHVLGLSETTSDRYKRDVREATKYIETAIIIDKAMFEKRNGSTRAEVVHDAIQVANIADMYFRTLNTRVSVIYIETWQGVNQADIGAGMDISLALLNLNDYTMRRMFHVPHDTTQLLTGETFYGGESGVAIPSTVCKQKSVGISVDLNTYEPHLLAGTMAHMIGHNIGMSHDDGRSECICREWHGCIMAQSIVGLENVQPYTFSECSKTDYIESLRSGNGFCLLNKPNEVVVRTSCGNRIIDDGEQCDCGSIEECHELDPCCDPITCRLTSEAECASGPCCSDCKLVPRGVVCRESTNECDLPEVCTGENGQCPTDVYKKNGSPCGNDAGHCYNGICPALDVQCDQIWGRGGVAADYECFIQFNSKGSLSGHCGTDSSGHYIKCDIENVRCGSLQCQRGGKQPMLPEADHSITIISIKGAEYECKSTTGKVDGTEMPGMGLVRDGTSCGNQSICVNQTCINLPPNLGNDKCPSNHNNNECSGNGVCTNLNKCFCYVGWNGPDCSIQQEIPTSPPTTSSTESAGKNSSDPKLGKKETPYENYHGSNTVFLVGVLMSVVGGVFIVFALMALCYRRKSTVQKYEQPYVKKPPQRSYMVSENAGNHHPGHAVLDNVHDKILNFNSMPNTSRGETQRVVFRPPNSVATADGPRVKEHKSQVKKPGISEEEGDMGADEVVSFIDLQQNNLTQFRTKGILKKHGSYGVGVGAVANVERTLDQLNGYHEHIIEALRMAANQRETSGTTSTGGNPMDDEALMEPLTEMLTEPLTEMLTEPLQDCYPTDSYRKDIIKHIDNQADEEYEEHEEHEGHMQTCGIIRIRTLEDLIKQLERHTTINRSPNGSEDMRMSESEADRPYRKDSSVCSESSQGSRRCSRGRDDNYGRYRQPSSRSPYGTHQHSQHSHQMYKEEGIYATADPDRSSNTRGETPDSESDAFIQAQQLARRTSVDGVQHRLPQQPPPPPPSPPPPAMTGSTVQLLQLHHSQRKHRQQPQQQHHCHHHAQQSQLQQQQQQQQQQQPSSQQHQGQHQHQQQHHQLPVEQLPIQQRGYYSSSPHNDNGLDNDETENAQSHQQKLPDVRGIDVNHLPNINKCPLDDNFSLDCNINNGSPKELNTNNTSDNENTALLPPSHFPEYKH; this is encoded by the exons GTGAGGCCGAACGACTACTACAAGAGTATCGACAAAACCAAGAGCTAGTACAAAATATCGGGGGCCATTACTATCAGATCATCTATCCAGTACAGTTACGGCATCACGAGAAAATGGGGATATCCACGAGAGAAGTCAGCATATCCAAG TATCCTCAAAGAGGATACGGAGAGGGTGGATATCAAAACAATAAAGGCAGAATGAGA ACGGGCAGACATTTTCATCGGACGTCCCTCTTGATCAAGGCCTTTAATCATAAATTTCGCCTAGATTTAGAATTAAATAC GCAACTTTTAGCTCCGAATCTTATGCAAAAAGACTTTTTAGCCAACGGCGCGGAACAAAGTTTTAAACAG GAGATAGAGCATTGCTACTATCACGGTACCGTGAGGGATTATCCAGGAGCTAGCGCTGCTTTTCACACGTGTAACGGTGTCAGCGGTGTTATTCACTTAGGCAACGAGACATTCGTCATCCATCCGTTTTATGGCGGCGATTTATCG CAGAAACATCCTCACGTTATATTTGAAGCTCGAACAAAGGCTAACAAAGGCTGCGCTAACTCGGGGAATCTTGAGTGGCGTACAAAGAACCGCCGGCAGAAGCATGTTCTGGGGCTATCGGAGACCACTTCCGATCGATACAAGAGAGACGTCCGTGAAGCAACCAAATACATCGAAACTGCCATCATTATCGATAAGGCTATG ttcgagaagaggaacgGTAGCACCAGAGCCGAGGTCGTTCATGATGCCATCCAAGTCGCTAATATAGCGGACATG TATTTCCGCACGTTAAACACTAGAGTCTCCGTCATATACATCGAAACGTGGCAGGGCGTGAACCAGGCAGACATCGGCGCGGGCATGGATATCAGTCTCGCTTTGCTCAATTTAAACGATTACACGATGCGAAGGATGTTCCATGTCCCTCACGATACCACTCAATTACTCAC GGGCGAAACGTTCTACGGCGGAGAATCAGGGGTGGCTATACCTTCGACCGTTTGCAAACAGAAATCCGTAGGAATCAGCGTCGATTTGAACACCTACGAGCCTCATCTTTTAGCCGGTACTATGGCTCACATGATCGGCCACAATATCGGCATGAGCCACGACGACGGAA GGAGCGAGTGTATCTGCCGCGAATGGCACGGATGCATCATGGCTCAATCGATCGTGGGTTTGGAAAACGTTCAGCCGTACACGTTTTCCGAGTGTAGTAAAACAGATTACATAGAGTCGTTAAGAAGCGGCAACGGCTTTTGTCTTCTGAATAAACCAAACGAG GTGGTGGTAAGGACGTCTTGCGGAAACAGGATAATCGACGACGGGGAACAATGCGATTGCGGATCGATCGAGGAGTGTCACGAGCTCGATCCTTGCTGCGATCCGATCACCTGCAGGCTTACCTCGGAAGCGGAATGCGCGTCCGGCCCTTGCTGCAGCGATTGCAAG TTGGTGCCGCGTGGCGTCGTGTGCCGGGAGTCGACCAACGAATGCGACTTGCCGGAAGTCTGTACCGGAGAGAACGGCCAATGTCCGACGGATGTTTACAAGAAAAACGGAAGTCCTTGCGGCAACGATGCTGGACATTGTTATAACGGCATTTGCCCGGCGTTGGATGTTCAGTGCGATCAAATCTGGGGACGCGGTGGAGTTGCCGCGGACTACGAGTGTTTCATACAATTCAATTCCAAGGGCTCGCTCAGTGGACATTGCGGTACCGATTCTTCTGGTCACTACATCAAATGCGATATAGA GAACGTTCGTTGCGGGTCACTGCAGTGTCAGCGAGGTGGCAAACAGCCAATGTTGCCAGAAGCGGATCATTCGATAACCATAATCTCGATAAAGGGCGCAGAGTACGAGTGCAA GTCTACGACTGGGAAGGTGGATGGAACCGAGATGCCTGGCATGGGTTTGGTTCGGGATGGAACATCCTGCGGTAACCAATCG ATTTGCGTGAATCAAACGTGCATAAACCTGCCCCCGAACTTGGGCAACGACAAGTGTCCTAGCAATCACAACAATAACGAATGCTCGGGGAATGGC GTATGCACCAACTTGAATAAATGCTTCTGTTACGTTGGATGGAACGGACCAGACTGCTCCATACAGCAGGAAATTCCAACTTCCCCGCCAACCACGTCTAGCACCGAATCAGCTGGTAAAAATAGTTCAGATCCTAAATTAGGGAAGAAAGAGACCCCCTACG AGAACTACCACGGCTCTAACACTGTATTTTTAGTTGGTGTGCTCATGTCGGTGGTAGGGGGTGTTTTCATAGTATTTGCTCTGATGGCTCTCTGCTACAG AAGGAAGAGCACCGTCCAGAAGTACGAGCAACCGTACGTGAAGAAACCGCCGCAGAGGAGTTACATGGTTTCCGAAAATGCCGGAAACCATCATCCGGGACACGCCGTCCTGGACAACGTCCACGACAAGATCCTCAACTTCAACAGTATGCCTAATACCAG CCGCGGCGAGACCCAGCGCGTGGTGTTTCGACCCCCGAATAGCGTCGCCACCGCAGACGGGCCAAGAGTCAA GGAGCATAAATCGCAGGTGAAGAAGCCCGGTATAAGCGAGGAGGAGGGAGATATGGGAGCGGACGAAGTTGTCTCCTTCATCGATCTGCAGCAGAACAATCTTACACAGTTTCGTACGAAGGGAATTTTAAAGAAACACGGTAGTTACG GTGTGGGAGTAGGAGCGGTAGCTAACGTGGAGCGTACGTTGGATCAACTGAACGGTTATCACGAGCACATTATCGAGGCACTGAGAATGGCGGCGAATCAACGAGAAACATCGGGAACGACATCGACTGGCGGAAATCCGATGGACGACGAAGCTCTGATGGAACCACTTACGGAAATGCTGACGGAACCACTTACGGAAATGCTAACGGAACCTCTGCAAGATTGCTATCCCACGGATTCGTATCGCAAAGACATCATAAAGCATATCGACAACCAAGCGGACGAGGAGTACGAGGAGCACGAGGAGCACGAGGGGCATATGCAGACTTGCGGTATAATTCGCATACGCACTTTGGAAGACCTAATCAAGCAGCTGGAGCGTCACACGACTATAAACAGAAGTCCGAACGGCTCCGAGGATATGCGCATGTCCGAAAGCGAGGCTGATCGTCCCTACAGAAAAGATTCGTCCGTTTGTAGCGAGTCCTCCCAAGG AAGCAGAAGATGTAGCCGCGGCCGTGACGATAACTACGGTAGATATCGTCAGCCATCGTCTCGAAGTCCTTACGGCACCCATCAGCACTCTCAACACTCCCATCAAATGTACAAGGAGGAGGGTATTTATGCAACTGCCGATCCTGACAGGAGCTCGAATACTAGGGGTGAAACACCCGATAGCGAAAG TGATGCATTTATTCAAGCTCAACAACTAGCCCGACGGACTAGTGTGGACGGAGTGCAACACCGGCTACCACAgcagccgccgccgccgccgccgtcaCCGCCACCACCTGCAATGACTGGTAGCACGGTGCAGTTGCTACAGCTGCATCATTCTCAACGAAAGCATCGTCAACAGCCGCAGCAACAGCATCATTGCCACCATCACGCGCAGCAGTCGCAGctccagcagcagcagcagcagcagcagcagcagcagccgtCGTCGCAACAACATCAAGGTCAACACCAACACCAACAACAACACCACCAACTGCCGGTGGAACAACTGCCAATACAGCAGCGCGGCTATTATTCATCCTCACCCCACAATGATAACGGTCTCGATAACGACGAGACTGAAAATGCTCAATCCCACCAACAAAAGCTCCCCGACGTTCGTGGAATCGATGTTAATCACTTGCCTAATATTAACAAATGCCCACTAGACGATAATTTTAGTCTAGATTGTAACATAAATAATGGTTCCCCTAAAGAATTAAATACCAACAACACTAGTGATAACGAAAATACTGCCCTACTGCCCCCTTCGCATTTTCCCGAGTACAAGCATTGA